In Salarias fasciatus chromosome 2, fSalaFa1.1, whole genome shotgun sequence, one genomic interval encodes:
- the LOC115400576 gene encoding heat shock 70 kDa protein 12A-like: MSDSFIIAIHFGRSYSGYAFSLTAREAEIDPMVKYWGAEVGQKTVKTPTCILFDEHEEFMSFGYEAQRYYHRMRGEEARHKFFFQSFKMSLYGRKLHDGVTIPAASGKPMKALKVFTEALRFMKDDALKTINSSSGKVFNQSDFCWVLTVPAIWDPSAKQFMRRAATQAGIVTEGKEDWLVIALEPEAALMWCRKLPADGFIAENQGEVSLDQSPGTQYIVVNCGGGTIDVTVHEVLDGGALRELHKGSGNNMGGQSVDRKFKEFLKEIFGDALWEKYEREHPGELQKMMYEFTFSKRHDDEAEISCPYNLTELAKESGRDMERFFEGVRGASWDKGSIQISKQRMRSFFSDSLRGITNCLKEILRKDFHIDYILLVGGYSESETLRRHVINQFKGQCKVLCPVRAQEAILLGAVIFGTNPALVASRKSAFTYGVKTTRNFDPSKHREDKKFTTDTGDLCGDVFKMLVEIDGDVGWTETREFSFTPNNPTQTTMSFSFFRTERNNPQYVDDWGVEEIGSVKVSMPNTTRGRDRRVKLEIKFDL; this comes from the exons ATGAGTGACTCTTTCATCATCGCCATCCACTTCGGCAGGTCGTACAGCGGCTACGCCTTCAGCCTGACGGCCAGAGAGGCAGAGATCGACCCCATGGTCAAGTACTGGGGGGCAGAGGTGGGGCAGAAGACGGTGAAGACTCCCACCTGCATCCTTTTTGATGAGCATGAAGAATTCATGTCCTTTGGTTATGAAGCCCAGAGGTATTATCACAGGATGAGGGGGGAGGAGGCTCGACACAAGTTCTTCTTCCAAAGCTTCAAGATGTCGCTCTACGGCAGA AAACTACACGACGGTGTGACCATTCCTGCAGCCAGTGGCAAACCGATGAAGGCCCTGAAAGTTTTCACAGAGGCCCTGAGATTCATGAAGGACGACGCTCTGAAAACCATCAACAGCTCCTCTGGGAAAGTGTTCAACCAATCAGACTTCTGCTGGGTGCTGACTGTTCCTGCCATCTGGGATCCTTCAGCCAAGCAGTTCATGAGGAGAGCTGCCACTCAG gctGGGATTGTGACTGAAGGGAAGGAGGACTGGCTGGTCATCGCACTGGAACCAGAGGCAGCCTTAATGTGGTGTAGGAAGCTCCCAGCTGATGGCTTCATAGCAGAAAACCAGGGAGAAGTCAGTCTGGATCAGTCTCCAGGAACACAGTACATCGTTGTGAACTGTGGAG GTGGAACCATCGACGTCACGGTGCACGAGGTCCTGGATGGAGGAGCCCTGAGGGAGCTGCACAAGGGCTCTGGAAATAACATGGGAGGACAAAGTGTGGACAGAAAGTTCAAAGAGTTCCTCAAAGAGATCTTTGGTGATGCTCTGTGGGAAAAGTATGAACGAGAGCATCCAGGAGAGCTGCAGAAAATGATGTAtgaattcacattttcaaagaGACACGATGACGAAGCAGAGATTAGCTGTCCCTACAACCTCACAGAGCTAGCTAAAGAGAGTGGGAGAGACATGGAGAGGTTCTTTGAAGGGGTGAGAGGAGCCTCCTGGGATAAGGGATCCATCCAGATCTCCAAGCAGAGGATGAGGTCTTTCTTCAGTGACAGTCTCAGAGGCATCACCAACTGCCTGAAGGAAATCCTGAGGAAAGATTTCCACATCGACTACATCTTGCTGGTGGGGGGCTACAGTGAGAGTGAGACTCTGCGTCGGCACGTCATCAATCAGTTCAAAGGTCAGTGTAAAGTTCTGTGTCCTGTCAGAGCTCAGGAGGCCATCCTATTGGGAGCCGTGATATTTGGAACAAACCCCGCCCTGGTGGCTTCTCGTAAAAGTGCCTTCACTTACGGAGTTAAAACCACCAGGAACTTTGATCCGTCCAAGCACCGAGAAGACAAGAAGTTCACCACAGACACCGGAGACCTGTGTGGTGATGTCTTCAAGATGCTGGTGGAGATCGATGGGGATGTGGGCTGGACAGAAACCAGAGAGTTCAGCTTTACTCCAAACAATCCCACTCAGACCACCATGAGCTTCTCTTTTTTCCGCACAGAGAGAAACAACCCACAGTATGTGGATGattggggggtggaggagatcGGATCCGTTAAGGTGAGCATGCCCAACACCACTCGAGGCAGAGATCGCAGAGTTAAACTAGAAATCAAGTTTGACTTGTGA
- the LOC115401490 gene encoding NADH dehydrogenase [ubiquinone] 1 subunit C1, mitochondrial-like: MVLFADSAGSRSVFTSSKPDTSRPNWLRVGLAFGASAFLWALLFKQHSSDVREYKARNGLE, from the exons ATGGTTCTGTTTGCTGACTCAGCAGGATCCAGGTCCGTGTTCACCAGCTCCAAACCCGACACCAGCAGACCCAACTGGCTGCGAGTGGGCCTGGCCTTCGGGGCGTCGGCCTTCCTCTGGGCtctg CTCTTCAAGCAGCACAGCTCGGACGTGCGCGAGTACAAAGCGAGGAACGGCCTGGAGtga